One genomic segment of Ricinus communis isolate WT05 ecotype wild-type chromosome 5, ASM1957865v1, whole genome shotgun sequence includes these proteins:
- the LOC125370071 gene encoding heavy metal-associated isoprenylated plant protein 21: MGALDYLSNFCTVTSTRSKRKPMQTVEIKVKMDCDGCERRVKNAVTSMKGVKTVEVIRKQSRVVVSGYVDPNKVLKRVKSTGKRAEFWPYIPQHLVHYPYAPGAYDKLAPAGHVRNVVQAFPATNAPEDNMISLFSDDNVNACSIM, from the exons ATGGGTGCTCTTGATTACCTCTCCAACTTTTGCACTGTTACCAGCACAAGAAGCAAACGGAAACCAATGCAG ACAGTTGAAATCAAAGTGAAAATGGACTGCGATGGCTGTGAAAGAAGAGTTAAAAATGCTGTTACCTCCATGAAAG GTGTAAAGACAGTGGAAGTAATCAGAAAACAAAGCAGGGTGGTAGTAAGTGGATATGTTGATCCAAACAAGGTGTTGAAGAGAGTAAAGAGCACAGGCAAGAGAGCTGAATTTTGGCCATATATACCTCAACATCTAGTTCACTATCCTTATGCACCTGGTGCCTATGACAAGTTGGCACCAGCAGGCCATGTTAGGAATGTTGTTCAAGCTTTTCCAGCCACAAATGCTCCGGAAGACAACATGATCTCTCTCTTTAGTGATGATAATGTCAATGCATGTTCAATTatgtaa